AAATAATAACAGAGAATAACGAAAAAAGCTCTTATTCTTCTTGCTGAATTCTTAAAAAAATGCGAGAAACACGTCCGACAGAATTTTAAACATATCGAAAACCAAGGAGCGCTCCGAGAAACATCATCAAACCGCCGACAAGGCAGAGCCATAAGATCGAGCGGAGATAAAGCAACATCGCGCCGCCCCCGGGGTAACGGCCCGTCTGAATGCCGCGGATCAGCTTTACAAGGAAGAACGTTGCCGCAAAGAAAACAAGGCCCAACAAGGCCTGAAAATTTAGGGCCGGAAGCCCCATGATGATCTTTTTTTCCACGTTGTCCCTCCTGGGTGCGAATATACGACGATAATATCACAATCCAATATTCCCATGGCAACGAGTTCAATGATTGCGGCAATAATACTCCTCCATCAGTCAAAAAGCCGGACGCAAGGGCGCCGCGAGGAAGACTCACAAAGCGAGCGTCGCAGCGTACAGAAAACTATGTCACTGCGCTCTACCGAGAATCATAACCACCGGCCGTGCCGGTGGTTTGCACAAGCCCCCTTGGGGCATCTTCCCAGCCGAGCCTATAGGCTCATCGAAAAGTCTGTCAGCCGCACAACTCTCACAGGCTGCCCCTAAAGGGGCTCTCTACTTGCCTTCCTGTGCCGGCTTACCCGTAAACGGGTCAACGTACTCTTTGATCGTCAGCTGTTCCTCGGCATGATCTTCCTGTAATTGATTCCTGATGGAGGTCTCTATTGCATTCTTGTTGCGTCCTACCGTGCTTACGTAATAACCGCGACACCAGAAATGTCGATTGCCATATTTGTACTTCAGATTCGCGTACTTCTCGTAAATCATCAGACTGCTTTTACCTTTCAAGTAAACCATCACCTGTGATATGCTGTATTTGGGCGGTATACTCAGGAGCATGTGGACGTGATCTTTGCATGCTTCCGCCTCCAATATTTCAATTTCTTTGTACGCACACAGTTTTCTCAGCATCAGGCCAATGTCTTGTTTGATCTTCCCGTAGATGATCTGGCGGCGATACTTCGGCGCAAATACCACGTGATACTTACACTCCCACTTCGTGTGTGCTAAACTACTTATGTCAAGTTTCATCAGGACTTGATCCTCCTTTGGTTTGGCTTGGCGGCTGACAGACCGTTCTTACTTTACCAAAGGAGGAGTCCTTTTTCTCCATAGCTAAAGCCTTTTGGAACCACCGGCACTGCCGGTGGTTTTCGTTTTACAAAAAAAGACAGGCAGAAAGAAAAATTTTCTGCCTGTCTTTTTTACTGTTCTCGACGCGCCTTTGCGCTACAAAAGGGCACGGAGCCTTTTCAACGAAACCGGTATCAATCCTGAAAATGAATCTGCTTCAATATGTCCACGGCCACCTGAAGCGCCCGCTTGCCGTCCGAAATCCCGACCAGCGGCTGGCGCCCCTCGCGCACGCAGGTCATGAAATGCTGGAGCTCCTGCTTGAGCGGCTCTCCTTTCGGCAACAAAGGATGTTCGATCACTTCGATCAAACTTCCGGCAGCCGACGTTTGCGGTGCATGATGGACCATCACGTCCTGAGTTTCGAAGTTCACGGAATAATACTTGTCGCGGCACATGACATCCATCTGGCGCAGGCGGCGCTCCGCCACCCGGCTCACCTGAATGTCGGCGACCGCTCCCGACTCGAAAGCGATCTGGGCGACGGCAAGATCCTCGTGATTCGTGCGGATCTTGCGTCCCATCGCGTTGATCGCCGCGATTTCGGACTTCACGAGCGAAAGCACAATATCGATGTCGTGAATCATCAGATCGAGCACGACCCCCACGTCGCCGATCCGCGACGAAAAGGGGCCCTGGCGGCGCGACTGTATGCAGAGCGGATCGTTTTTGATCTCGCCGTCAAGATAGCGGATCGCGCTGTTGAATCGTTCCACGTGCCCGACCTGGAGAACGATGCCGTTGTCCCGGGCGATGTCCAAAAGCGCCGAAGCCTGCTCCACGGTGCTCGTCACCGGTTTTTCGATCAGCAGGTGGATCCCCTGTCGGGCCAGACGGCTGGCCACGTCAAAATGAGCAACGGTCGGCACGACAACGCTGATCGCTTCGGGCCTCTGTTCGCTGACGAATCGTTCTACGTCGGTATAGGCCGGCACGCCGTACTGCGCGCCGATCTCCTCCGCGGCTGAGAGAGAGCTGTCAACAACGCCAACCAGCTTCGCTCCCATCAGTTCTTTGTATATGCGCGCGTGGATACGGCCAAGATGTCCTACTCCGATGACGCCAACTCGGATGCTCCCCACATGATTCACCCCGTTTTATATGTTGCACTGCTCTTTTTATCTTATCACGTGCATTCCGCTTTTTGTGGCCTTTCTGTCTGTATCGTGAGAAGCATCCGCGGATCGTTTTCCCGAGTGGAGCGCCTGTGGGAGTAGAACAGATCGGTCCGGCAGCACGTGCACTGGGACTCGAGGAAAATGCGTTCGGCGGGAACGCCCTGTTCCTGCAGCTGGCCGGCGATCTGTCTTTTCAGGTCGAACAGCGCGTAATCGGCCGAAACGCGGACGGCCTCCGGAGCAAAGACTTTCAGAGCTTCGGCCGTAGAGGGATCGTCCATGCGGCGGCTGTAACACGCTCCGGAAATACACGGCCCCACCCACGCATAAAGGTTCTGCGGAGCGGCGCTGCCAAATCTTTGACGGGCCGAATCCATTCCCGAAGCGCAGATATTTTTCAAAGTCCCCTTGAAACCGGAATGCAGCGCCAGAATCCAGGGCGTTTCCCCAAGCGAGAGAACTACGACCGGCGCGCAGTCTCCGAAGCGCAGTCCGCAGGCTGCGTCTCCGGGCGCGATCAGCAGACCGTCGGCCCGGTCCTTCTCGGGATAGCGGAGCGCCCGGTCTGCGGAAAGGACGCGCGTGCCGTGGACCTGGCCGGGCAGGACGAACGGGGCACGCGCCGCCAGGCGCTCGATCTCGTCCTGCGCGCTGACGCCCTTCAAAGAGATCCGCACATGAAAGGGAGCCTGCGGGGGCAGCGGATAATCATAAAACCCGCGATGCGACGCGATCGTAAAAGTTTTACAGCCATCCATCGTCCTTTATCCGCCTCCTGATCGTGCCGACGAAGTACAGACTTCCGCAAAGGATCACGGGATCGCCCAGCGCCATGGCGGCTTTCAGAGCCGTCAGCGGATCTTTCACCGCCAGCGGCTCGCCCCCCCACGGGAAAGCGGCCGCCGTCCGCGCCAAAACTTCGGCGCTCTCGCAGCGCTGCGCGCCTTCAAGCTCCACGCAGAACAGACGCGCCTGCGGAAACGCCCGGGCATACAGCGCCAACGAGGCGGCGTAATCCTTGTCGGCCATGGACGTGTAGACAAAGCTGAGCGGGCGGTCGCCGTAAAGCGCTTTCAGCGACCGGATCAGCGCGGCCGTGCCGTGGGGGTTGTGAGCCCCGTCCAGGATCACGTCGGGGCCGCGATGCATGACCTCCATACGTCCCGGCCAGGAAACTTCCGCCAGCCCCTTTTCCATTGCCCCGGCGCCGACCGGCAGCCGGTCGGAAATCATTTCCAGGGCCCGCAGCGCCAGCGAGGCGTTTTCGGGCTGATGCAGCCCCGCGAGCCGGACGAAGCAGCGCCGCGTTCCCTGCGGTCCCGCATAGGTGAAGAGGTTCCCGTCCAAAGAGGTTTGCACGCCGGCAATCCGACAGCGCTCGGAAAAGATCTCGCCGACCGCGTTCACTTCCGCACAACGGCGGCGGAACTGTTCGTTCAGCGCCGCCTCGCCGCCGCAGTACAGGGCTCTTCCGCCCGGCTTGACGATGCCGAACTTCTCCGCGGCGATCTCGCTCAGGCTGTCGCCGAGCAAATGCATGTGATCCATCCCCAGCGGCGTGATAACGCTCAGCAGAGGCCGGCGCAGCATGTTCGTGGCGTCGAGCCGTCCGCCCAGCCCCGTTTCGATCACCGCGGCATCGACCTTCTCCCGCTCGATCAGCCAGAAAGCGGCCGCCGTCAGCGCCTGAAAATATCCCAGACGGACCTCCGGCAGCTTTTTCAAGACCGCGCTGACCCGC
This sequence is a window from Pyramidobacter sp. YE332. Protein-coding genes within it:
- a CDS encoding folylpolyglutamate synthase/dihydrofolate synthase family protein; the encoded protein is MGCCRKAPELSDKPESLQGLVFVEKVFEELGDPSRFPAVHIAGTNGKGSTAACLDSMLRAAGYRTALYTSPHLTCLGERLLVDGRMLGCEKWLDALERVSAVLKKLPEVRLGYFQALTAAAFWLIEREKVDAAVIETGLGGRLDATNMLRRPLLSVITPLGMDHMHLLGDSLSEIAAEKFGIVKPGGRALYCGGEAALNEQFRRRCAEVNAVGEIFSERCRIAGVQTSLDGNLFTYAGPQGTRRCFVRLAGLHQPENASLALRALEMISDRLPVGAGAMEKGLAEVSWPGRMEVMHRGPDVILDGAHNPHGTAALIRSLKALYGDRPLSFVYTSMADKDYAASLALYARAFPQARLFCVELEGAQRCESAEVLARTAAAFPWGGEPLAVKDPLTALKAAMALGDPVILCGSLYFVGTIRRRIKDDGWL
- the tnpA gene encoding IS200/IS605 family transposase, which encodes MKLDISSLAHTKWECKYHVVFAPKYRRQIIYGKIKQDIGLMLRKLCAYKEIEILEAEACKDHVHMLLSIPPKYSISQVMVYLKGKSSLMIYEKYANLKYKYGNRHFWCRGYYVSTVGRNKNAIETSIRNQLQEDHAEEQLTIKEYVDPFTGKPAQEGK
- a CDS encoding Gfo/Idh/MocA family oxidoreductase, with the translated sequence MGSIRVGVIGVGHLGRIHARIYKELMGAKLVGVVDSSLSAAEEIGAQYGVPAYTDVERFVSEQRPEAISVVVPTVAHFDVASRLARQGIHLLIEKPVTSTVEQASALLDIARDNGIVLQVGHVERFNSAIRYLDGEIKNDPLCIQSRRQGPFSSRIGDVGVVLDLMIHDIDIVLSLVKSEIAAINAMGRKIRTNHEDLAVAQIAFESGAVADIQVSRVAERRLRQMDVMCRDKYYSVNFETQDVMVHHAPQTSAAGSLIEVIEHPLLPKGEPLKQELQHFMTCVREGRQPLVGISDGKRALQVAVDILKQIHFQD
- a CDS encoding polyphenol oxidase family protein — translated: MDGCKTFTIASHRGFYDYPLPPQAPFHVRISLKGVSAQDEIERLAARAPFVLPGQVHGTRVLSADRALRYPEKDRADGLLIAPGDAACGLRFGDCAPVVVLSLGETPWILALHSGFKGTLKNICASGMDSARQRFGSAAPQNLYAWVGPCISGACYSRRMDDPSTAEALKVFAPEAVRVSADYALFDLKRQIAGQLQEQGVPAERIFLESQCTCCRTDLFYSHRRSTRENDPRMLLTIQTERPQKAECT